From a single Lewinella sp. LCG006 genomic region:
- a CDS encoding M1 family aminopeptidase: MRYSIVLMLLFFFCGALVLSAQPETVVQGCHFTKTQFPLKTLTPEDEQLLLASQGRSDSIDLLNYTIDLEIIDFGGRKIKGSCAIDFVLLEENTAEMVLDLLQLTIDSIQLDGVSTTYNYDGDLITIPFPGGFDTEAMHSVRVYYGGTPTVAASNFGGLAFSAGIAYNLGIGLGESPYNFGRSWFPCFDNFVERATFDLNIISANGRRAFCSGHFQEQVELENDQIRRSYRIDQPMTTYLVGVAVSDFSTVESSHTGVYGEYPIQLVANPGDLGNMDNSFEYLGDAIDAFESWYGPYIWGRVGFVLTPVGAMEHVHNIAFPRGTGVSGPTFDMNRLMAHELAHQWWGNVTTLSSPANMWIKEGNAEYGAHLFTEYVFGREAFIDQVKDNHLLVLKTAHIDDNGFQPLSGIPYEQTYGTHTYNKGASMIHNMRTYLGDSLFRVAQTAVLQDFALSAVDAEQYRDHLSLVSGVDMTSFFQDWIFSPGFSNFELETLDVTGADEDYTVDLSVQQRLRGASQLHTNVPLSVTFFDNNWQEFTQYFMASGEFSSASFTVPFAPAMTVINHDHGLNLGRFNRTYRLTETGNQNTAGTEFFSLSVDAVTDSALLNIVHHWTAPDEAANPQEVVMSNTHYWSVQSISPGELTMRAIIRYNGGANDLDYDLVQGGNETVRLMYRPTIDTEWEEYPYANITPFGSGGLARLDPFLPGDYAFANVYVDVATTNIMEAAQITVSPNPSDQLARIQVDFPEAQQDYQLQLYNLNGQLLRQANYPPTPNLLVDWPTVDLPNGAYVLHISNGKGFRAVELVVQR; encoded by the coding sequence ATGCGATATTCGATTGTCTTAATGCTGTTGTTCTTCTTTTGTGGTGCGCTGGTCTTATCGGCTCAGCCGGAAACCGTGGTGCAGGGATGCCATTTTACCAAAACACAGTTTCCACTGAAAACGCTCACGCCGGAAGATGAGCAACTGCTGCTGGCATCGCAGGGCCGGAGTGATAGTATTGATTTGTTGAACTATACCATCGACCTGGAAATCATTGATTTTGGAGGCCGTAAAATCAAGGGGAGCTGTGCCATTGACTTTGTCTTGCTGGAAGAAAACACCGCTGAGATGGTACTGGATTTATTGCAACTCACCATTGATTCTATCCAACTGGATGGTGTGAGTACCACTTACAATTACGATGGCGATTTAATTACGATCCCCTTTCCGGGAGGGTTCGATACGGAGGCCATGCACTCGGTGCGGGTTTACTACGGAGGCACGCCTACGGTAGCAGCGTCCAATTTTGGCGGATTGGCCTTTTCCGCAGGCATTGCTTACAATTTGGGTATCGGGTTGGGAGAAAGCCCCTACAACTTCGGGCGTAGCTGGTTTCCCTGTTTTGATAACTTTGTGGAACGAGCGACTTTTGACCTCAATATCATTTCTGCCAATGGGCGGCGCGCTTTTTGCAGCGGCCATTTTCAGGAGCAAGTAGAGTTGGAAAACGACCAAATTCGCCGCTCTTACCGTATCGATCAGCCGATGACAACCTACCTGGTGGGTGTTGCCGTTTCGGACTTCAGCACTGTCGAGTCTTCGCATACGGGTGTTTACGGCGAGTATCCCATTCAGTTGGTGGCCAACCCTGGTGACTTAGGCAATATGGACAATTCTTTTGAATACCTCGGTGATGCCATTGATGCTTTTGAAAGTTGGTACGGGCCTTACATTTGGGGGCGGGTAGGTTTTGTGCTTACGCCAGTTGGCGCTATGGAGCATGTGCACAACATTGCTTTTCCACGCGGTACGGGGGTGAGCGGGCCTACTTTTGATATGAACCGACTGATGGCGCACGAGCTGGCGCACCAGTGGTGGGGCAATGTAACTACGCTGAGTTCTCCGGCCAACATGTGGATAAAAGAGGGCAATGCAGAGTATGGTGCTCACCTGTTTACCGAATACGTTTTTGGTAGAGAAGCCTTTATTGATCAGGTCAAAGACAATCACCTTCTGGTCTTAAAAACGGCGCATATCGACGACAATGGTTTTCAGCCGCTGTCGGGTATTCCTTACGAGCAAACTTACGGTACCCACACCTATAACAAAGGGGCCTCCATGATTCACAACATGCGCACCTATCTGGGCGATAGCTTGTTTCGGGTAGCGCAAACGGCCGTTTTGCAAGATTTTGCCCTGTCGGCAGTAGATGCGGAACAGTACCGCGATCACCTCAGCTTGGTGAGTGGTGTGGATATGACCTCCTTTTTTCAGGATTGGATTTTTAGCCCCGGTTTTTCCAATTTCGAACTGGAGACACTAGACGTAACGGGGGCTGACGAGGACTATACTGTAGATTTGAGCGTACAGCAGCGCTTGCGCGGAGCCAGTCAATTACATACCAATGTACCCTTGTCGGTAACTTTTTTTGATAACAATTGGCAAGAATTTACCCAGTATTTTATGGCTTCGGGCGAGTTTAGCTCCGCCAGCTTTACAGTGCCGTTTGCGCCTGCGATGACGGTCATCAACCACGATCATGGACTAAACCTCGGACGCTTTAATCGTACTTATCGCCTTACAGAAACGGGCAATCAGAATACGGCGGGAACGGAATTTTTCTCCTTGTCAGTTGACGCGGTGACGGATTCTGCTTTGCTCAATATTGTCCATCACTGGACCGCGCCCGACGAGGCGGCGAATCCTCAGGAAGTGGTCATGTCAAACACCCACTACTGGTCAGTACAAAGCATTTCTCCAGGTGAGCTGACCATGCGGGCCATTATCCGCTACAACGGAGGAGCCAACGACTTGGATTACGATCTGGTACAGGGAGGAAATGAGACTGTTCGTCTGATGTATCGCCCTACCATCGATACAGAGTGGGAGGAATACCCCTACGCCAACATCACCCCCTTTGGTTCGGGTGGATTGGCTCGTTTGGATCCCTTCTTACCGGGTGATTATGCTTTCGCAAACGTCTACGTAGATGTGGCTACGACCAATATCATGGAAGCCGCGCAAATTACGGTTTCTCCCAACCCTAGTGATCAGCTGGCTCGTATTCAGGTAGATTTCCCTGAGGCACAGCAAGATTACCAATTGCAGCTTTACAACCTTAATGGGCAACTGTTGCGGCAAGCCAATTACCCCCCTACACCCAACTTACTGGTGGACTGGCCAACGGTAGACCTGCCCAACGGTGCTTATGTCCTCCACATCAGTAATGGAAAAGGTTTTCGGGCGGTAGAGTTGGTGGTACAGCGGTGA
- a CDS encoding DUF5615 family PIN-like protein, with the protein MILFLADENFPLASHRFLKNKGFDIKHISLENLSSIKDTEVIEFALKENRIIITFDSDFGELIFKLNYKPQGVVFFRWPDFSPTEPGEYISELIDSGEIIINGYLTVIDRSRVRQKKIL; encoded by the coding sequence ATGATTCTATTTTTAGCCGATGAAAACTTTCCTCTTGCGAGCCATCGGTTTTTGAAAAACAAAGGGTTTGATATCAAACACATCTCTTTGGAAAACCTATCCTCAATAAAGGATACAGAGGTGATAGAGTTTGCTCTCAAAGAAAATCGAATAATTATCACTTTTGATAGTGATTTCGGCGAATTAATCTTTAAGCTCAATTACAAGCCTCAAGGTGTGGTATTTTTTCGCTGGCCTGATTTTTCTCCAACTGAGCCCGGCGAATATATTTCAGAATTGATCGATTCTGGGGAAATAATAATAAATGGATATTTAACAGTAATTGATAGAAGTAGAGTTAGGCAGAAAAAAATATTGTAA
- a CDS encoding amidohydrolase family protein, whose protein sequence is MKNLFILFLVLIASQLTAQTTYLHCGQLFDATSKELQAKMTIVVEGNRITNVAKGYLRAEDSITVIDLKDQTVMPGLMDMHVHIEGQSSPTRYVEQFRMNPEDVALRATIYTKRTLDAGFTTVRDLGGTGVNVSLRNAIDQGYIVGPRIVTAEKAIGTTGGHADPTNGVNHVLQGDPGPAEGVINGVEDARKAVRQRYKNGADCIKITATGGVLSVAKDGSSPQFVDEELEAIVATAKDYGMHTAAHAHGNEGIIRAVNAGITSIEHGTLMEEETMALMAEKGTYYVPTISAGKFVAEKAKQEGYFPAIIRPKALSIGPQLQATFGQAYRAGVRIAFGTDSGVSPHGDNGKEFGYMVEAGMPAAETLLSATVVSAELIGRADELGTIEKGKLADIVAVPGNPLEDINVMTKVSFVMKDGVVYKNHE, encoded by the coding sequence ATGAAAAACCTCTTTATCCTTTTTCTTGTGCTAATTGCAAGCCAGCTTACTGCACAGACGACCTACCTCCACTGCGGACAGCTGTTTGATGCGACCAGCAAAGAGCTGCAAGCCAAGATGACCATCGTTGTGGAAGGCAATCGCATCACCAATGTCGCCAAGGGCTACTTGCGAGCAGAGGACAGTATTACCGTCATTGACCTGAAAGACCAGACCGTCATGCCCGGCCTCATGGACATGCACGTACACATCGAGGGCCAATCGAGCCCGACCCGCTACGTAGAGCAATTCCGGATGAACCCGGAAGACGTGGCGCTGCGTGCCACCATCTACACCAAACGCACCCTGGATGCTGGTTTTACCACTGTTCGCGATTTGGGTGGTACGGGGGTGAATGTGAGCTTGCGCAATGCTATCGACCAGGGCTATATCGTAGGCCCTCGCATCGTGACCGCCGAAAAAGCAATTGGCACAACGGGCGGTCATGCCGATCCCACCAACGGCGTCAACCACGTCCTACAAGGTGATCCCGGCCCGGCGGAAGGCGTGATCAACGGCGTAGAAGATGCCCGCAAAGCCGTACGCCAACGCTACAAAAATGGCGCCGACTGTATCAAAATCACCGCTACCGGTGGGGTACTGAGCGTAGCCAAAGACGGCAGCAGCCCCCAATTTGTCGACGAAGAGCTGGAAGCCATTGTGGCTACCGCTAAAGATTACGGCATGCACACCGCTGCGCACGCCCACGGCAACGAAGGGATCATCCGTGCCGTCAACGCCGGCATCACCTCCATCGAACACGGCACCCTGATGGAGGAAGAAACGATGGCCCTGATGGCCGAAAAAGGTACCTACTACGTGCCCACCATCAGTGCGGGTAAGTTTGTTGCGGAGAAAGCCAAACAGGAAGGCTATTTCCCAGCTATCATTCGCCCCAAGGCACTGTCGATCGGCCCACAATTACAAGCCACTTTTGGGCAGGCCTACCGGGCCGGGGTACGCATCGCTTTCGGCACCGACAGTGGCGTCTCGCCCCACGGCGACAATGGCAAAGAATTCGGCTATATGGTAGAAGCGGGTATGCCCGCCGCCGAAACCCTGCTGTCTGCCACCGTCGTGAGCGCCGAACTCATCGGTCGCGCTGATGAGTTGGGCACCATCGAGAAAGGCAAGTTGGCGGATATCGTAGCCGTGCCCGGCAATCCCTTGGAAGACATCAATGTGATGACCAAGGTATCTTTTGTGATGAAGGATGGGGTGGTGTATAAAAACCATGAATAG
- a CDS encoding ACT domain-containing protein, with the protein MNSPSGITNLAELIKQMEPVLNEGEYVFASVTDLKSIPREITICEVKEKEGTTVVLPKEEALRLGIAFDFVAAWITLNVHSALEAVGLTAAFATALGSAGISCNVIAGYYHDHIFVDHHSAEKAMEVLWGMTGEVGDGRL; encoded by the coding sequence ATGAATAGCCCCAGCGGAATCACCAACCTCGCCGAACTCATCAAGCAGATGGAACCGGTACTCAATGAAGGCGAGTACGTCTTTGCCTCGGTGACGGATTTGAAGTCCATCCCCAGGGAAATCACTATTTGTGAGGTGAAAGAAAAGGAAGGAACCACCGTGGTGCTGCCCAAAGAAGAGGCGCTTCGCCTGGGCATAGCTTTTGATTTCGTCGCCGCCTGGATCACCCTAAACGTCCACTCGGCCCTGGAGGCGGTGGGTCTGACGGCGGCTTTCGCCACGGCTTTAGGCAGTGCGGGAATCAGCTGCAATGTCATCGCGGGTTACTATCACGACCATATTTTTGTAGATCACCACAGTGCGGAAAAAGCGATGGAGGTGCTGTGGGGAATGACGGGAGAGGTAGGAGATGGGAGACTGTAA
- a CDS encoding N-acetylmuramidase domain-containing protein, producing the protein MLTLVNDPKIQQVLSPPNASPHWEKDLDRLVQGDVTLNRRSAGEDSIRAFQRLLIFLGYSTSSTGAFSIDGDFGRGTNRALAQFEFDNQLEGSAITRKTLTYDCSWQTASKLIKSIPDVLLNIKTLEKMLVLAKEAIDTNRVNCGDFDEAIFQLNALHDKKGLTCREINDRYGAAAEKAAKEVQAENGRIVLPEWILAIIRQETAGVVRPRFEQHWLSKLAKKHADTDLVELRYQAMSFGLGQVMGFNFAQVGANSARDLYTLPLDKQIAAIARFLTLSSRVRPAVQKSNPGAADFQAVARYYNGSGFAAHHYDESLARWFREFKVLRG; encoded by the coding sequence ATGCTCACCTTAGTAAATGACCCAAAGATTCAACAAGTCCTCAGCCCGCCTAATGCTTCTCCCCACTGGGAGAAAGACCTTGATCGGTTGGTACAGGGGGATGTGACGCTCAATCGCCGTTCGGCGGGAGAAGATTCTATTCGCGCCTTTCAGCGCTTACTGATTTTTCTGGGGTATTCTACCTCTTCTACGGGGGCGTTTTCTATTGACGGCGATTTTGGTCGCGGCACGAACCGAGCCCTGGCCCAGTTTGAGTTTGATAACCAATTGGAGGGCTCGGCAATCACTCGTAAAACGCTTACCTATGATTGTTCCTGGCAGACCGCTAGCAAACTCATCAAGAGCATACCCGATGTATTACTGAATATCAAGACGCTGGAAAAAATGCTGGTGCTGGCAAAAGAAGCCATTGATACCAACAGGGTCAATTGTGGTGATTTTGATGAAGCTATCTTCCAGTTGAACGCCCTCCATGACAAAAAAGGGCTCACCTGCCGCGAGATCAATGATCGCTACGGTGCTGCTGCCGAGAAGGCGGCCAAGGAGGTGCAAGCCGAGAATGGGCGCATCGTTCTGCCCGAGTGGATTTTGGCCATTATTCGCCAGGAAACTGCTGGTGTAGTGCGCCCCCGGTTCGAACAACATTGGCTGTCGAAACTTGCTAAAAAACATGCCGATACAGACTTGGTGGAACTGCGCTACCAAGCGATGAGTTTTGGCCTGGGTCAGGTGATGGGCTTTAATTTTGCTCAGGTAGGTGCCAACTCCGCCAGAGACCTGTATACTTTGCCATTGGACAAGCAAATTGCTGCTATCGCTCGCTTCCTTACACTGAGTTCACGCGTGCGGCCAGCAGTACAGAAATCAAACCCTGGTGCGGCTGATTTTCAAGCGGTAGCACGGTATTATAATGGTTCAGGCTTTGCCGCTCATCATTACGATGAAAGTTTGGCCAGATGGTTCCGGGAGTTTAAGGTGTTGCGGGGGTAA
- a CDS encoding tetratricopeptide repeat protein: MTKKEKQHTSWFYAFHQVISQHKWFIFAWLAGVTFLVYHQVLSHDFVNFDDSNLIYNNPIVTQPNLPLKAMFTWGLFDGYYKPLVFLSWWTEYQVFGPNPTVFHFNNLLLHVLNVVLVYFIGLVLMGQFRVDQEKIQFGAILLATIFAIHPLHVESVAWAVERKDVLFSFFFLAGWLVYLQYLKNGKSLLLVAVAMLYLASMLSKSMGITLLPVLLLTDYVFGRKDLKKIILEKAPVVISLLVGAYLFGLFGNLSELGAPLAMAEESSESVANLQLSFFETIQIQSSKYLLWILHLIFPFHLSVIYPGEVIIKAIGPLKMLAPFLLAGLLILAYSFRKGRKELLFGLLFFLGTLVPTLVVSVKSGIGIFLSDRYTYIPMLGLFFMLLPTLLKLRAINSQRVALIVCFIPVLLLSIGAYRAVKVWENSETLWTNVINKFDKSGTAYNGRGKYYLDNGEYDKALADLDQAIINAPRLSLSHYNRAQLMIQTEDFAEALISINQFIELKPGNSAALQKRSYIYSKLQQTDLALKDIDEVIKVNSEDPSLYVTKADILLKAKRLDEALANIDKSLELSPDYWPAYQKRALIDEMRDDLPGALQDIERAIAINPKEPLLFNNKSVLLFKLGSLDEALEAVNQCLLLDPGFTKGIATRNTVIAAKENGGTLPASGMNQPRSVSDQNYLMYKKQAEQLKQSNQVEAAIEMYTKLIALVPDNFSNYVERGALYLNSGNNERAIADFTEGLRLNPGYHQTRFFRSIAYHNLGLSAKALQDAKTAQANGVDVARDYLQILENEALKE; the protein is encoded by the coding sequence ATGACTAAGAAAGAAAAGCAGCATACAAGCTGGTTCTACGCATTCCATCAAGTGATCAGTCAGCATAAATGGTTTATATTTGCCTGGTTAGCGGGCGTCACATTTCTGGTATACCATCAAGTGCTTAGCCATGATTTCGTGAATTTTGATGACAGCAACCTGATCTACAACAACCCCATAGTCACCCAGCCGAACCTTCCACTGAAAGCAATGTTCACCTGGGGGCTTTTTGATGGCTACTACAAACCGCTTGTCTTCTTAAGTTGGTGGACAGAGTACCAGGTTTTTGGCCCAAATCCTACGGTATTTCACTTTAACAACCTTCTGCTTCATGTGCTTAATGTTGTTTTAGTCTACTTTATCGGGCTGGTCTTAATGGGGCAGTTTCGTGTGGACCAGGAGAAAATCCAGTTTGGAGCCATCCTTCTTGCTACGATTTTCGCTATCCACCCTCTGCACGTTGAGTCTGTTGCCTGGGCTGTAGAGCGCAAGGATGTCTTGTTTTCCTTCTTTTTTCTAGCAGGTTGGCTGGTCTATCTTCAATACCTGAAAAACGGAAAATCACTATTGCTCGTGGCTGTGGCCATGCTGTACCTGGCTTCCATGCTGTCAAAGTCTATGGGTATCACGCTATTGCCCGTTTTACTACTCACCGACTACGTATTCGGAAGAAAAGACCTTAAGAAGATCATTCTGGAAAAAGCCCCCGTAGTCATCAGTCTTCTGGTAGGAGCTTATTTGTTTGGTTTGTTCGGAAACCTCTCAGAGCTTGGCGCACCCCTGGCAATGGCCGAGGAATCTTCTGAATCAGTAGCCAATTTACAATTGTCTTTTTTTGAAACAATACAGATTCAATCTTCAAAGTACCTGTTGTGGATACTACATCTGATTTTCCCCTTTCACCTCTCAGTCATCTACCCTGGTGAGGTAATCATTAAAGCGATTGGGCCATTAAAAATGCTGGCTCCTTTTCTCCTGGCGGGCCTGTTGATACTGGCCTACAGCTTCCGCAAAGGGCGTAAGGAGCTGCTCTTTGGGCTTTTATTTTTCTTGGGAACGCTCGTTCCAACCCTGGTAGTTTCCGTAAAAAGTGGCATCGGTATCTTTCTGTCTGACCGCTATACCTACATCCCAATGCTGGGGCTGTTTTTCATGCTACTGCCAACATTGTTAAAGCTGCGGGCGATCAATAGCCAACGGGTGGCCCTCATCGTGTGCTTCATCCCTGTTTTGCTCCTGTCTATAGGAGCATACCGGGCAGTTAAGGTTTGGGAAAATTCCGAAACGCTCTGGACCAACGTCATCAATAAGTTTGATAAAAGTGGTACTGCTTACAATGGAAGAGGCAAGTACTACCTCGATAATGGGGAGTACGATAAAGCACTTGCAGACCTTGACCAGGCCATCATCAACGCTCCGCGGCTATCGCTTTCTCACTATAACCGGGCTCAACTGATGATTCAAACTGAAGATTTTGCAGAAGCCCTCATCAGTATCAACCAATTTATTGAGCTAAAACCTGGTAATTCCGCAGCACTGCAAAAACGTTCTTATATCTATTCGAAACTCCAGCAGACAGACCTGGCTCTGAAAGACATTGATGAGGTGATCAAGGTGAATTCAGAAGATCCCTCCCTTTACGTTACCAAGGCTGATATTTTGCTAAAAGCCAAACGGCTGGACGAGGCACTGGCGAATATTGATAAAAGTCTTGAGTTGTCTCCTGATTATTGGCCTGCCTACCAGAAGCGTGCATTGATCGACGAGATGCGGGATGACCTTCCAGGAGCATTACAGGATATCGAACGTGCTATCGCTATCAATCCCAAGGAGCCACTCCTGTTCAACAACAAGAGTGTTTTGCTCTTTAAACTCGGCAGCTTAGATGAAGCACTTGAAGCGGTGAATCAATGTCTACTGCTGGATCCTGGTTTTACCAAAGGAATAGCTACCAGAAATACCGTTATCGCAGCTAAAGAAAACGGAGGCACTCTACCCGCAAGCGGCATGAACCAACCCCGAAGTGTATCTGACCAGAATTACCTGATGTATAAAAAACAAGCGGAGCAACTGAAGCAAAGCAATCAGGTGGAAGCAGCTATTGAAATGTATACCAAATTGATCGCCTTGGTTCCTGACAACTTCAGTAACTACGTGGAGAGAGGTGCGCTGTATCTGAACTCAGGCAATAACGAGCGTGCCATCGCAGATTTTACAGAAGGCCTTCGGTTAAATCCTGGATACCACCAGACAAGGTTCTTTCGGTCAATTGCCTATCATAATCTGGGCTTATCCGCAAAAGCATTACAAGATGCCAAAACAGCCCAGGCCAATGGTGTTGATGTTGCCAGGGATTACTTGCAAATTTTAGAAAACGAGGCATTGAAAGAGTAA
- a CDS encoding DUF433 domain-containing protein, with protein sequence MINWTDYIDSDPDILVGKPKIIGTRLSVEFIMERLAQGWSESDILENYPSLSKKSIQAVYAYTYEAIKDALLFPVQTKRA encoded by the coding sequence ATGATTAATTGGACCGATTATATTGATTCTGATCCTGATATTCTAGTTGGAAAACCGAAAATAATAGGTACCAGGCTATCTGTCGAGTTTATCATGGAGAGGTTGGCTCAAGGGTGGTCAGAATCTGATATTTTAGAAAACTATCCATCTCTTTCAAAGAAATCTATCCAAGCTGTGTATGCTTATACTTACGAGGCCATAAAAGACGCTTTGTTATTTCCGGTGCAAACCAAAAGAGCTTAA